The Macaca fascicularis isolate 582-1 chromosome 14, T2T-MFA8v1.1 genome contains the following window.
GTAGTCCGCTCCGGAGGGGGCGGCCTGGGAGGCGGGAGGGCCCGCGGAGGCGGGTGCGTCCTCGGGGTGACCTTCCCACCGATCCCCACAGCTACCACCTGGTCGGGATCAGCTTCTTCATCCTGGGGCTGGGCACCCTCCTTCCCTGGAACTTCTTCATCACCGCCATCCCGGTGAGACTCCTGGCGGCGTGGCAGCCTCGTGGCCGCAGCCAGCACCCTTTGGGATGAGGTTTACCGGGCGCTTCCTCACCGCGCACCTGTGACCCCTCGTTGAGCTCATTTATGGGCTGAAGCTCGGAGCCACAGAGAGGGCAATGCTTCCCGCATGACTAGGAAAGCAGAACTTCAGGAATGTCCACATCTCAGAGGGCCAAGGCCACCAGCCCACAGGGTCTGGAATGAGCAAAGGCGCTGCCCACCCACCTCCTCTATGTGTCGTTATTCCTGAGTCAGTCACCCCAAAAGTCGGTTATCGAACGTTTGATTTTCTTTGGAATACCATGAATTTtactcattcatgcattcattcgtTCAACAAACGTTTAATGTGCACCTACTGTGGAGAAGGCACTGGGGACACAGGAGGAAACAGCAGGGAGTGTCTTCAGGGAAGGCAGAAATATGGGGTTTGCATTGTCTTTGGGACCGGGTTATTCATCTGTATTCACTGCAACAACTTTGCAAATGCCTCTTGGGTACTGGCTCTGTGCTGGGCCCTGGAAACCCAGAGATGAATCAGCCCCTGGTCTTGAGAGCAAGAGGGGCCAAAGAGCTATTAATAATGTAACATGATGCGCGACATTCCAGGCTTACAGCAGAGTGCAGTGGGTCCCCAGGGGAGGGAGAAAGTTTCTTCTGCTTCGTGGAAGAGATTTGTAAATTGGGAGTAGGGTAGGCAGAGTGCATATGGAGGGGCGTGGTCAGTAGGGCATTCCAGGTGGAGGTGACAGCCACGCCAGGCGGAGATGACAGCCACGCCCAAGGCAAACAGGCAAGAAAGGATCAGCCTGTTTAGAGAGAGATCCAGAGCCAGGGCTGCCTGGAGCTTAGCTGGATGGAGCAGAAGATGGGGCACAAAGGGAGACTGGGATCTGATTCTGAAGGGCTGTTCTATTTGGGGCTTTGCCCTGCAGGCAGTAGGTAGGAATGAAGCGGGGTGTTGAGGAGTGAGGAGGTTAAGCAGAGGAGTGGCAGGCTATGTGCTCCGAGACAATGCAGTTGGTCAGCACCTAGGCCAAAGCCTGGCtgacagtaggtgctcaataaataccccTGGAATGAATGAATCTAGCAGCTGCTGCACGAGTGGGGATGGGGGCTGGAACCAGGGCGCTGAAGAGAAGGGGCTGTCCAAGGCTGGATCAAGGCTTATGCTGGGGGCTCTTAATGCTTGGGCTGTGTCTCAGACTTCAGCCATTTAACTCAGTGCACATTCATGGAGCCCCGACTGTGTGCCAGGCGCTGGGGACAGAACAAGGACATGGCAGACAAGTCCCTGCAGACAGTAGAAAGCAATCACAAGTGAGGGGGAAGGCAGTGGGGGAAGGCTGAGAGGTGCTGACCCTCCGTCACCTCCCCACCTGGCAGTACTTCCAGGCGCGACTGGTCGGGGCCAGCAACAGCACAACCAGGATCCTGGGCACCAACCACACAGGCCCGGAGGATGCCTTCAACTTCAACAATTGGGTGACGCTGCTGTCCCAGCTGCCCCTGCTGCTCTTCACCCTTCTCAACTCCTTCCTGTACCAGTGGTGAGAGGCCTGCCCTGGCTCCTCTGCCCCCTGCCAACGCAGCTTCATTGAGGCCTTCCCCCGTGCCCCCCGTCCCCCAGCCCTACTGCCcagcccttccccagccccctctGGCCTGGGCCCCACTGATCCACTCTGCCCCCTTCTGAGCAGCATCCCGGAGACGGTGCGCATTCTGGGCAGCCTGCTGGCCATACTGCTGCTCTTTGCCCTGACGGCAGCGTTGGTCAAGGTGGACATGAGCCCCGGACCCTTCTTCTCCATCACCATGGCCTCCGTCTGCTTCATCAACTGTGAGCACCTTCACCCCCTCCCCAGCCAGCCCATGCAGGGCTTCAGCCTGGCCTCATTACTGAAAGGGCCCAGCATATCTGAGAAGGGAAGACAGCATCATGGTCACTCATATCCctggtaaagaaactgaggcccagagggaggggaagagTCACTTGTCTGGTGACCTAGGAGCAGGCTTCCTGGTCGACAGCCCCACAAACCAATGGCTGCACCTCAGAAAAGGACTGAACGGCGGGTGTTGCCCCAGAGTGCCCAGAGTCCCTAGGGAAGCTCACACCTGTGCAACCTTGTCCAGAGTCCCCTGTGCATCCTGCCGacacctcctccagggagccccTGAGTCCTGCCTAGTTGAGCAGCAGCCCCCATCCCTGTCTTCCACAGCCTTCAGTGCAGTCCTACAGGGCAGCCTCTTCGGGCAGCTGGGCACCATGCCCTCCACCTACAGCACTCTCTTCCTCAGCGGCCAGGGCCTGGCTGGGATCTTTGCTGCCCTTGCCATGCTCCTGTCCATGGCCAGTGAGTGCACTTGGGTGGCTGGAGGGCTGGGGCGGCCTCTGAGGTTTGGGGAACAGAGAGGGCATGTGAGAGCAAGACACCTGGTTTCTGGGTGAAGATGGAGGTAAGAGGGTGATATGGAAATGGGGATTGGGTCTGGGGCTAGGGAGTGGGGCTCATGGGCCCTGCAGTGAGGAGTAATAACCAAGCGAGGACTGGGTTAACTCAGGGACAGGGGCAGGATTCCTGGGGCCAGTACTGGCATGCGGCAGCAGGTTGAAGTTGAAGGATGAGGGGATGGGTTTGGGATTCAGATAGTCTTGGATTTGAATCTGCTTCACCACTTACCAGCTAGGGGCACTGGACAAGGCTTGTCACCGCTCTGTGCTAGTTTCCCCACCTACGTGATCGTTCTAGCTCCCTGCTCAGATTATAATGAGCATGCAATAAGAGAAGGCTCCTGGCACATAGTACGTGCTCAACAAAAATGACATGTAGGGGAAAGTGGGAAAAGGGCAGGGCTGCCCTGGGGCCCTGTACAAGATTCCCATTTTCAGTGAAGGGAGGCTGGGAGTGGGTCTGAGAAGTCCACAATGGGAAGTGGGACAAGAGTTGGAAGCCCCGTGGGAGCTGGTGGGACCAGGTGCCTCTTCTGCAGCTGAAGTTTCTCCGCAGGTGGCGTGGACGCCCAGACCTCCGCCCTGGGGTACTTTATCACGCCCTGTGTGGGCATCCTCATGTCCATCATGTGTTACCTGAGCCTGCCTCACCTGGTGAGCCTGCTGTTGGGCTTGAGGCCCCACCTTAAAGCATCTTGGATAGAGTCCTGAGTCTGAGACCCTGAGAGAGGCCAGGGGAGGTGGAGGAGACCTGGCCTCAGCCCTGACCCCCAGAGAAGACACTGAGGGACCCCAGCCTCCAGGCCAATGATGTGGGCAGGGATCCAGACACCTCAGGCAAGCCAGGCAGGCCCAACACTTTCCTGTCCTTCTGCAGAAGTTTGCCCGCTACTACCTGGCCAATAAACCATCCCAGGCCCAagctcaggagctggagaccaaaGCTGAGCTCCTCCAGTCTGGTAAGCCCTGAGAGCCACCTCCCCTGGGAAGCCATTCCCTCTGTTCCCAGCCAGAGCCCACCCCTAGTAGCCTTGTGCAAACTGGAAGATCATGAAGGGAAGTTGGTAGGATTA
Protein-coding sequences here:
- the SLC29A2 gene encoding equilibrative nucleoside transporter 2 isoform X7 — its product is MARGDAPRDSYHLVGISFFILGLGTLLPWNFFITAIPYFQARLVGASNSTTRILGTNHTGPEDAFNFNNWVTLLSQLPLLLFTLLNSFLYQCIPETVRILGSLLAILLLFALTAALVKVDMSPGPFFSITMASVCFINSFSAVLQGSLFGQLGTMPSTYSTLFLSGQGLAGIFAALAMLLSMASGVDAQTSALGYFITPCVGILMSIMCYLSLPHLKFARYYLANKPSQAQAQELETKAELLQSDENGIPNSPQKVALTLDLDLEKEPESEPDEPQKSGKPSVFVVFQKIWLTALCLVLVFTVTLSVFPAITAMVTSSTSPGKWSQFFNPICCFLLFNIMDWLGRSLTSYFLWMRTAGCCPCWSACGSCSCPSSCCATCPRGPGCPPSSHRMPTSSPSCCCLPFLMATWCPSPCAWRPGRCCHTRGRWLAPS
- the SLC29A2 gene encoding equilibrative nucleoside transporter 2 isoform X4; this translates as MARGDAPRDSYHLVGISFFILGLGTLLPWNFFITAIPYFQARLVGASNSTTRILGTNHTGPEDAFNFNNWVTLLSQLPLLLFTLLNSFLYQCIPETVRILGSLLAILLLFALTAALVKVDMSPGPFFSITMASVCFINSFSAVLQGSLFGQLGTMPSTYSTLFLSGQGLAGIFAALAMLLSMASGVDAQTSALGYFITPCVGILMSIMCYLSLPHLKFARYYLANKPSQAQAQELETKAELLQSDENGIPNSPQKVALTLDLDLEKEPESEPDEPQKSGKPSVFVVFQKIWLTALCLVLVFTVTLSVFPAITAMVTSSTSPGKWSQFFNPICCFLLFNIMDWLGRSLTSYFLWMRTAGCCPCWSACGSCSCPSSCCATCPRGPGCPPSSHRMPTSSPSCCCLPFLMATWCPSPCAWRPGEKSSGSELRCSGFKEIACNLPGPPLDSS
- the SLC29A2 gene encoding equilibrative nucleoside transporter 2 isoform X13, with amino-acid sequence MARGDAPRDSYHLVGISFFILGLGTLLPWNFFITAIPYFQARLVGASNSTTRILGTNHTGPEDAFNFNNWVTLLSQLPLLLFTLLNSFLYQCIPETVRILGSLLAILLLFALTAALVKVDMSPGPFFSITMASVCFINCGVDAQTSALGYFITPCVGILMSIMCYLSLPHLKFARYYLANKPSQAQAQELETKAELLQSDENGIPNSPQKVALTLDLDLEKEPESEPDEPQKSGKPSVFVVFQKIWLTALCLVLVFTVTLSVFPAITAMVTSSTSPGKWSQFFNPICCFLLFNIMDWLGRSLTSYFLWGRNHLDQN
- the SLC29A2 gene encoding equilibrative nucleoside transporter 2 isoform X11; this translates as MARGDAPRDSYHLVGISFFILGLGTLLPWNFFITAIPYFQARLVGASNSTTRILGTNHTGPEDAFNFNNWVTLLSQLPLLLFTLLNSFLYQCIPETVRILGSLLAILLLFALTAALVKVDMSPGPFFSITMASVCFINSFSAVLQGSLFGQLGTMPSTYSTLFLSGQGLAGIFAALAMLLSMASGVDAQTSALGYFITPCVGILMSIMCYLSLPHLKFARYYLANKPSQAQAQELETKAELLQSDENGIPNSPQKVALTLDLDLEKEPESEPDEPQKSGKPSVFVVFQKIWLTALCLVLVFTVTLSVFPAITAMVTSSTSPGKWSQFFNPICCFLLFNIMDWLGRSLTSYFLWGRNHLDQN
- the SLC29A2 gene encoding equilibrative nucleoside transporter 2 isoform X3; the protein is MARGDAPRDSYHLVGISFFILGLGTLLPWNFFITAIPYFQARLVGASNSTTRILGTNHTGPEDAFNFNNWVTLLSQLPLLLFTLLNSFLYQCIPETVRILGSLLAILLLFALTAALVKVDMSPGPFFSITMASVCFINSFSAVLQGSLFGQLGTMPSTYSTLFLSGQGLAGIFAALAMLLSMASGVDAQTSALGYFITPCVGILMSIMCYLSLPHLKFARYYLANKPSQAQAQELETKAELLQSDENGIPNSPQKVALTLDLDLEKEPESEPDEPQKSGKPSVFVVFQKIWLTALCLVLVFTVTLSVFPAITAMVTSSTSPGKWSQFFNPICCFLLFNIMDWLGRSLTSYFLWPDEDSRLLPLLVCLRFLFVPLFMLCHVPQRSRLPTLFPQDAYFITFMLLFAISNGYLVSLTMCLAPRAQGGSRGAQGGSRDVGGVKLRSIHQRKPKASWNSS
- the SLC29A2 gene encoding equilibrative nucleoside transporter 2 isoform X6 translates to MARGDAPRDSYHLVGISFFILGLGTLLPWNFFITAIPYFQARLVGASNSTTRILGTNHTGPEDAFNFNNWVTLLSQLPLLLFTLLNSFLYQCIPETVRILGSLLAILLLFALTAALVKVDMSPGPFFSITMASVCFINSFSAVLQGSLFGQLGTMPSTYSTLFLSGQGLAGIFAALAMLLSMASGVDAQTSALGYFITPCVGILMSIMCYLSLPHLKFARYYLANKPSQAQAQELETKAELLQSDENGIPNSPQKVALTLDLDLEKEPESEPDEPQKSGKPSVFVVFQKIWLTALCLVLVFTVTLSVFPAITAMVTSSTSPGKWSQFFNPICCFLLFNIMDWLGRSLTSYFLWMRTAGCCPCWSACGSCSCPSSCCATCPRGPGCPPSSHRMPTSSPSCCCLPFLMATWCPSPCAWRPGHRAEAEGRRAEAETLAA
- the SLC29A2 gene encoding equilibrative nucleoside transporter 2 isoform X2, which encodes MARGDAPRDSYHLVGISFFILGLGTLLPWNFFITAIPYFQARLVGASNSTTRILGTNHTGPEDAFNFNNWVTLLSQLPLLLFTLLNSFLYQCIPETVRILGSLLAILLLFALTAALVKVDMSPGPFFSITMASVCFINSFSAVLQGSLFGQLGTMPSTYSTLFLSGQGLAGIFAALAMLLSMASGVDAQTSALGYFITPCVGILMSIMCYLSLPHLKFARYYLANKPSQAQAQELETKAELLQSDENGIPNSPQKVALTLDLDLEKEPESEPDEPQKSGKPSVFVVFQKIWLTALCLVLVFTVTLSVFPAITAMVTSSTSPGKWSQFFNPICCFLLFNIMDWLGRSLTSYFLWPDEDSRLLPLLVCLRFLFVPLFMLCHVPQRSRLPTLFPQDAYFITFMLLFAISNGYLVSLTMCLAPRQVLPHEREVAGALMTFFLALGLSCGASLSFLFKALL